The following coding sequences are from one Streptomyces sp. NBC_01232 window:
- a CDS encoding Ppx/GppA phosphatase family protein translates to MTRVAAVDCGTNSIRLLVADCDPATGELVELDRRMTVVRLGQGVDRTGRLAPEALERTFAACREYAGVIKEFGAERVRFVATSASRDAENRADFVRGVLDILGVEPEVISGDQEAEFSFTGATKELTAHEHLERPFLVVDIGGGSTEFVVGEEHVRAARSVDIGCVRMTERHLVVDGVVTDPPTAEQVAAIRADIEAALDLAAESVPLSEARTLVGLAGSVTTVAGIALGLPEYRSSAIHHSRISYEQVRGISERMLTQTHAERAAIPVMHPGRVDVIGAGALVLLALMERIGASEVVVSEHDILDGIAWSIA, encoded by the coding sequence GTGACCCGGGTCGCCGCCGTCGACTGCGGCACGAACTCCATCCGGCTGCTCGTGGCGGACTGCGACCCGGCCACCGGCGAGCTGGTCGAGCTGGACCGCCGGATGACCGTCGTCCGGCTCGGCCAGGGCGTGGACCGGACCGGCCGCCTGGCCCCGGAGGCCCTGGAGCGCACCTTCGCCGCCTGCCGCGAGTACGCGGGGGTCATCAAGGAGTTCGGCGCGGAGCGCGTGCGCTTCGTGGCGACCTCCGCCTCCCGGGACGCCGAGAACCGGGCGGACTTCGTCCGGGGCGTCCTGGACATCCTGGGCGTCGAGCCCGAGGTGATCTCCGGTGACCAGGAGGCGGAGTTCTCCTTCACGGGTGCCACCAAGGAGCTCACGGCCCACGAGCACCTGGAGCGGCCGTTCCTGGTGGTGGACATCGGCGGTGGCTCCACCGAGTTCGTGGTCGGCGAGGAGCACGTCCGGGCGGCCCGTTCCGTGGACATCGGCTGCGTCCGGATGACCGAGCGGCACCTGGTGGTGGACGGGGTCGTCACGGACCCGCCGACCGCGGAGCAGGTCGCCGCGATCCGGGCGGACATCGAGGCGGCGCTGGACCTGGCCGCCGAGAGCGTCCCGCTGTCCGAGGCGCGCACCCTGGTGGGCCTGGCCGGCTCGGTGACCACGGTCGCCGGGATCGCGCTGGGGCTGCCGGAGTACCGCTCGTCGGCCATCCACCACTCCCGGATCTCCTACGAGCAGGTCCGCGGGATCAGTGAGCGGATGCTGACGCAGACGCACGCCGAGCGCGCGGCGATCCCGGTGATGCATCCGGGCCGGGTGGACGTGATCGGCGCGGGCGCGCTGGTGCTGTTGGCGCTCATGGAACGTATCGGCGCTTCCGAGGTTGTCGTGTCGGAGCACGACATCCTCGATGGAATCGCTTGGTCCATCGCCTGA
- a CDS encoding DUF501 domain-containing protein, with protein MQTPPPQTDRTEPTDADIEAFEQQLGRPPRGLRAIAHRCPCGQPDVVETAPRLPDGTPFPTLYYLTCPRAASAIGTLEANGVMKEMQARLAEDKELAAAYQAAHEDYIERRDAIEVLQGFPSAGGMPDRVKCLHVLVGHSLAAGPGVNPFGDEALAMLPEWWAKGACVVPCGEKKTDDGESRA; from the coding sequence ATGCAGACGCCCCCGCCCCAGACCGACCGGACCGAGCCGACCGACGCGGACATCGAGGCGTTCGAGCAGCAGCTCGGCCGCCCGCCGCGCGGACTGCGCGCCATCGCGCACCGCTGCCCCTGCGGGCAGCCGGACGTGGTGGAGACCGCCCCGCGGCTCCCCGACGGCACCCCCTTCCCGACGCTGTACTACCTGACGTGCCCGCGCGCGGCCTCCGCGATCGGCACGCTGGAGGCCAACGGCGTGATGAAGGAGATGCAGGCCCGGCTCGCCGAGGACAAGGAACTGGCCGCCGCCTACCAGGCCGCGCACGAGGACTACATCGAGCGGCGCGACGCCATCGAGGTGCTCCAGGGCTTCCCGAGCGCCGGCGGCATGCCGGACCGGGTCAAGTGCCTGCACGTGCTGGTCGGCCACTCCCTGGCCGCCGGCCCCGGGGTGAACCCGTTCGGCGACGAGGCCCTCGCCATGCTGCCCGAGTGGTGGGCCAAGGGCGCCTGCGTCGTGCCGTGCGGTGAGAAGAAGACGGACGACGGGGAGTCGCGGGCGTGA